The nucleotide window CAAACTCTGCCAGCTCGCTCACTCGTATCGGTCGGTCATTCATCACGTCTTGATTCGGCCTCAACTTCCGGTTTCCGTCAAATCCCATTCTTCAGAGGTACTTCTATGTTCCGAGAACTCGCGCCCCTCCTACGACAGCGAGCCGTTCTGCTCACGGTCACTCACCTCGAGGAGGATCAGATTCGTGTCAACGTGCTTCCCAAGCAGGTAGGCACGGGTGAGAATACAGCTCTCATAACTCCATTCAGCGTCACGGGTACTGCCGAGGAGTTGGACGAACAGTTGCCGCAGGCTTTCGTCCAGTTCGTCGGCAAACATCTGGAGCTAAAGAACACCCTCGAAGCGGCCAAGGCCGAGATGGACGCCGCGGGCAAACAGGCAAAGGAAGAGGCGAAGTCGAAGACCAAGATGACGGTCAAGAAGCCAGAGCCAGAGCCCGCGAAACCTGAACCAGCAAAAACAGCGCCAGCACCTGGTCTCTTCGACACACTGCCTACTGCAGCAGAACCTACGCCACCAAGTTCCGATGAGGACGAAATCCTGAAGGAGATCCAAGCCAATGAGCAGTCTGACGACGACACCGAAAATGACCTTGAAGACGAACCTGTTGCCGCGTGAGTTCGTTTACAACGGGTCCAAGATTCCCGATCCGAACCCTGAAATGACTGTGGAGCAGGTTCGAGAGTTGCTCACCGCAGCCTACCCGGAGATCTCGACGGCAGCGGTCTCTGGGCCAGAAGACGCCGGCAGGAGTTTGCGATACACCTTCACCCGGGCGATTGGCTCGAAGGGGTAACGGCATGCCCAGCACAGCGAAGGATCGGCTTCTGGTTGAGTTTGCCAGCCTCACCCAGAAGCCGCTTACACCTAACGAAGAACGGCTCAGGAGACATCTCGAATGCGACAAGTGCGTCAAGCTATGCTCCGCCCTCGCGGAAGCCGTCCAACCCTACCGAAACCAAGCCCAGCGTGTTCTCGACGCACCCACCGAGT belongs to Granulicella arctica and includes:
- a CDS encoding PRTRC system protein E, giving the protein MFRELAPLLRQRAVLLTVTHLEEDQIRVNVLPKQVGTGENTALITPFSVTGTAEELDEQLPQAFVQFVGKHLELKNTLEAAKAEMDAAGKQAKEEAKSKTKMTVKKPEPEPAKPEPAKTAPAPGLFDTLPTAAEPTPPSSDEDEILKEIQANEQSDDDTENDLEDEPVAA
- a CDS encoding PRTRC system protein C, with product MTLKTNLLPREFVYNGSKIPDPNPEMTVEQVRELLTAAYPEISTAAVSGPEDAGRSLRYTFTRAIGSKG